The genomic window GGAGGGTGGTGAAGGTCGGCGCGAGTGGAGTCAGGGTGGTGTCGACTGCGGTGACGGCGTAGATCTGGCGGTGCAGGCGGGGCCGCGTGAGTTCGCGGTGGACGGCTCCGGGCGTGGAAGCGATGGTCAGTCGGGAGAGCATGGCGACGCCGATGCCGGTGCCGACGAGGGATTGGGCGACGTTGTACGGCGGTGCTGCTGGCCAGCCCTGGCGCGCACCTGGCCATCCGAATCGGCGGTGCCGCCGTGCTCTGTGCCCTGGGCGCGCAGACCCTGTGGTCGCTGCGTCAGCCGGCTGCTCTCCATAAAGCGGTCGAGGAACGGAAATCCGGAGAGGGCAGGCGCGCCTTCATCGTCGGCGTGGCCACCAGCCTGGGTAATCCCAGAGCTGGTGTCTTCGCCGTGTCGTTGCTGCCGCAGTTCGTCACTACCCATGGCCCGGTCCTCGCATCCTGCATCGCCCTAGGCGTTGTCTGGGCATCCGTGTCAGGCGCCTGGTTCTGCTGTTTCGTGTGGGCCATCGACAAGGGGCGCTCGAGAGTCACCAGACCGACCTTCCGGCGCGTCATGCAGGCATTCACGGGAGTGACGCTGCTGTGTCTCGGTGTCGCGGTCGCAGCAGGTGCTTGACCGCTGCGCAGTGGCCGGTTGGCGCCGATCAGCGCAGGGTCAGCCGGGTTGAGGACTCCGCCGCCATGTACCAGTCGTCACCCGCATAGGTCACCGTGAAGGTGGTGTTCCGCTTCATCGGGTACTGCACCGTCAGGGTCAGGTTTTCGTCGACCTCGCCCTGGGCGATCACCTGCGGGCTCCCGCCGTCGGGGGTGGCGGTGATGGTGAGCGTCCGGTTGGTGTGGAAGTTGCCGAGGTGGCCGACGACCGTGGCGGTCCGTCCCAGCCGGCCGGTGCCGCGGCTCGCCTCGACCCAGACGTACGGGTCCTTCTTGTCGATGGTCACCACCGTGCTGTGCTCAGCCGGCGAGGCGGACTCGTCACCGGCGTACCGGAGGGTGAAGGTGAAGGTTCCCGCGCTGCCGTTGCCCGGGATCTGGAACAGGACGTTCCCGTCCCGGTCCGTGTACGCCGCGGCGACCTGCTCGCTGCTGGTACCGCTGGTACGGGTCAGCGTGACCCGCCTGCCGGCCAACCCCCGGCCGTCGGCGTCGGTGAGTTGGGCGGACCAGCCGAGGTGCGTGTCGGGGTAGAGCGGGGGCTCCGGTCCCCAGTAGAGGGAAAGCCGGGTGTCGTAGGCGCCGACCACGTCGGCGTACGCATAGGCGACGTCGGATGCGTTGTCGGAGTACGTGAAGCGGTAGCGGGTCACGCCCTGCGCCGGGAAGAGCGAGAGCGTGATGCCGCCGTCCCTGGTGTAGTGCACCTCGTTGGTTTTGGAGTCGTCCGCGTGCTCCACGATGACCACCATCCGCGTCCCATCTGCGACGGGCTGGCCAGCGACGCGCAGGTCGGCGCGGAGCGTGCCCGAGGTGTACGCCGGCAGCACGATGCGCGATGCGGACAGGCTCCACGCCGTCCCGTTCGGGGCGAGGTCGTAGCGGACCAACACCGGCGAGTCGTCGTAGTAGTCGGTGCTCACCACCCAGGCCCGGGACGCGGTGCGATCGAGGGCCAGCCGGCCGTGCTTGGCGCTCGTACCGTACGGCGCGGCCACCCCGCTGCTGGTGGCCGTCCCACCCTCCGGCCACACCGAAAGGGTCCCGCCGCTGCCGATCACCAGGCGCTGACCGTCGCCCGACCAGGCGGCGACGGCGGAGGTGGCCACCGACCGGCCGAAGGTCAGCGTGTCGAGCGGGACCCGGAAGCCTCCGTCGTTGCCGGAGACGAGGACCGAGCGCCCGTCCGGCGCCATGGCGAGGTCGTCGACATTGACGCGGTCCTGCGAACCCCGCAGTGCCGTCGGCTCGTCGCCCCGGACGTCGTAGACGAGCAGGTTGGACGGGGATGCGTAGGTGTCCGCGACCGCGACCAGGCCGTTGCTGGCGGGATTGGCCGCGATCACCAGGTCCTCATCGATGCTGAGCCGCTGGGTGACTTTCCCGGACGCCCGGTCGAGCGTCCCCAGCCAGCTGCCGCCGATCGCGGGGTTGCAGTGGTGTGCCGTGAAGACCAACCGGTCGGCGGTCAGCGCGAGGTCGTCCGGACAGGCATCAACGGGCAGGCTCCACCGCCGGGTCTCGGCGAGCGTGCTGGTGTCGAACGCCGCGATGGCCCCGGCGCCGTGCAATGCGACATAGAGCGTGTCGCCGTCGAGCAGCAGGCCGGAGGCCCCGGGCAGGCCGGTCAGCCGGCGGACCTCGGTGCCCGCGAGATCGGTGACCAGGACTTCGTTCCGGTCCGGCCCGGCGGACACGAAGAGACGGCCGTGCGCCTCGTCGAGCGCGACGGCGACGGCCCGGTCGATCGGCAGCGGGACGCTGGCGGTGGCGCCGGCGGCGGCGGGAGACGCGGGAAGAACGGCAAGTCCCGACAGGAGGACTGCTACGGCGGAGAGACGGGTGACGCTGCGCATGTCGGCCCCCAAATGGTTGCTGCCCCGCAATTATTTCCACACCGGACAATTCCTGGAAAGGGGTTGTAACTGATCGACTGGCGCCCGTCGCCGCGGCCGGGGACGATTTTTCGATCTTGTACGGCAGCGCATTTATGCGGACGGCTCCCACCGGACGAAGCGCCCAGAACTTGTCAGCGAGATATCCCAAGCAGGCCCGAGCGGCAAGCAACCTGATCAAGATGGTCACACCCCGCCTGTGATCGATGCGTGCGTGGCTGGCGCCAGACACACCGTCTATGGACGGGCCGAGCGGCGGACGGCTCCCCCAAGCGGCGGGTCGACGGCGAACGAGATGACAGGAGGTGAACCTGATCGAGCCGAAAACCGAATCAGATCGGGCAGTTTCCCGGTCCGGTGTAGGGGGCGGCGTGCGGGTTGGTATGCCTGTGGGGTGGCCGAGCGTGCGAACAAGGAGCAGTCTGCGGTAGGCGGCGAGGAGCCGGCGGAGGATGGTGGGACGGCGTCCCAGACATCGCTGGCGGGTCGCCCGACGGCGGGGCTGGGGCTGCTGCTGGGCGCGTTGGGTGTCGTGTACGGCGATATCGGCACGAGCCCGCTGTACGCGCTGAAGACAGTCTTCACCCTCGACCGCAGCCTGACACCGGACGCTCCCGACGTGTTCGGGGTGATCTCGTGGGTTTTCTGGTCGATCATCCTGATCGTGTCGGTCAAGTACGTCATCTTCATCCTGCGGGCCGACAACGAGGGCGAGGGCGGGGTGATGGCCCTGGCCGCCCTCGCCCGAAGGGCGCTGCTGAAGGCCAGCGAAAGGCGCGCCGCCACCCTTCTGGCGCTCGGGGCGCTCGGCGCAGCCCTGTTTTACGGCGACAGTGTGATCACCCCGGCGATCTCGGTGTTGTCGGCGGTGGAAGGTCTGGAGGTGATCTCCCCGGGGTGGGCGGTGGTGGTGCTGCCGGCGTCGGCGGTGATCCTCACCCTGCTGTTCGCCATCCAGCGATGGGGCACCGGACGCGTTGGGGCCGTGTTCGGGCCGATCATGTTGCTCTGGTTCGCCTGTCTGGGCGTTGCCGGCGCGGCCGAGGTGGTGCGGCACCCGGGCGTTCTGGCCGGGTTGTCACCGACGTATGCGGCCCTGTTCGTCGTGGACCACCCGGTCATCGCGTTCATCGCGATGGGCGCCGTCGTGCTGGCGATCACCGGCGCCGAAGCGCTCTACGCCGACATGGGGCACTTCGGCCGCGCCCCGATCCGCCGGGCCTGGTTCGCGATCGTGTTTCCCGCGTTGACCCTCAACTATCTCGGGCAAGGCGCGTTGATCCTACGAACACCGGACAGCCGGTCTGATCCGTTCTTCCTGCTCCTGCCAGACTGGGCGCGGCTGCCGATGGTCGTCCTGGCCACCGTCGCCACGGTGATCGCGTCCCAGTCGGTGATCTCCGGAGCGTTCTCGGTGTCCCGGGAGGCCATGCGGCTGGGCTTCCTGCCGCACCTGCGCATCCGACAGACCTCCCGCCGCGAGTACGGGCAGATCTACGCGCCCGGGGTGAACTGGAGCCTGTTCGCGGCAGTCTTGCTAGTGACGTTCGCGTTCGGCTCATCCACGAACCTTGCCGCCGCCTACGGGGTAGCGGTCACCGGCACATTCCTGATCACCACAACCCTGTTCCTCGTCGTCGCGCGGGCGCGGTGGCACTGGACCACCTGGCAGCTGGTGCTGTTCGGGGTCGTCTTCGGCAGCATCGAGCTGACCTTCTTCACCGCGAACCTGGCCAAGGTCACCCACGGTGGCTGGCTGACGCTGCTCATCGCGATCATCCTGTTCACCACCCTGCTGACGTGGCGGCGCGGAGCCGAACTGGTCACCGCCCGGCGGACCGAACGCGAAGGCCCGCTCCGCGACTTCATCGACACCCTGCACGCCACGAACATCCCCTGGGTGCCGGGCACCGCGGTGTTCCCCCACCCGAACAAGGAGACCACCCCGCTGGCGCTGCGCGCGAACGTGGCGCACAACCACGTCCGGCACGACAGAATTGTGATCATCACCGGTCGCACCGCGAACGTCCCACACATTCCATGGGAGCAACGCCTGACCATCGACGATCTCGGCGACCCGAACGACGGCATCATCCACATCACCGCCGTCTTCGGCTTCCAGGACCCCACCGACTTCCCCGAGGTCCTGCGCCGCGCCGCCACCCACCCCCTCGCCGAAGGTATCGCCCACGACGAGGTCTCCTACTTCGTCTCGAGGATCACCCTGCGTTGCACCCGTCAGCCCGGGATGGCCATCTGGCGTAAACGCCTGTTCATCGCCCTCGCCCACAACGCCGCCAGTCAAGCCGAGTTCCTTCACCTGCCCGAGGAACGCACCATCGTCCTCAGCGCTGAAGTCCCCGTCTGAACCCGCCCCGATCAGCCACGGCGAGCCGTGCGGCTAGTCGTTGGTGAGCGGCGGGCGTCTGCCCTAGTCATCCTCGATGACCGGCTCGGCCCAGGCCGCGTGCACGAACTCCGACGTCCAGGCGAAGCCGTCCGATTCGCCCAGCGACAGCTTCACGGCGGCAGCGATCAGGTGCTGCCCGGCGGGCACGATGGCGACCTGCTGCCGGACTCGCCTCGCGTGGCGGATCCGGTACGTCAGACCCTCGATGTCCACGACCCCGCACTCGTCGCCCGGCGCATCCACCGAGGTCGACTCGACCGTCACGGACCAGCCTTCCTTGCTGGCCTTGTGGAGCCACACCTCGAAGGCGCGCTGCTTGCCGTCCTGCTCTGAGACCCGGGCGATGATCTCGATCGGATCCGTTCGGTGGTCCACCTCTGTCCTCCGCCGGTCGGCCGAGAGTGCACCTTAACGGTTCGCGGTGGTGCGGGCGGCCCTGGTGAGGAGGAGGTCCGCCATCGGGTCGGCGATCCGATGGCGCGGGATGGCAGACTGCGCCCATGCAGCAGCCACCCGCCATCACCCCGGAGACCGCCGACTGGACCTTCGTCATCACCGAAGGCTGCGCGGAGTGCGGCTTCTCCCCGCAGGAGGTCACGTCCACGGGGGAGCGGCTGCGCGCCACGATCCCGACCTGGCGGGCCGCCCTGGCGCGGGACGACGCCTCCGCACGGCCGGTGCCGACGGTCTGGTCCCCGGTGGAGTACGCCTGCCACGTCCGCGACACCTGCCGGATCTTCCGCGAGCGGCTGGAGCTGATGCTGCGGGAGGACGATCCGGTCTTCGCCAACTGGGACCAGGACGCGACGGCCGTCGAGGAGGACTACTTCCACCAGGCCCCGGCCGAGGTGGCCGACCAGTTGGCCGCGGAGGCGGAGGCGACGGCGGCGGCGTTCGACGCGGTCCGGGCGGACCAGTGGGAGCGGCCGGGCCGACGCAGCAACGGCTCGGTCTTCACGGTCGACACCTTCGCGGTCTACTTCCTGCACGACATCGAGCACCACGTCCACGACGTCACCCGCTGACCGCTCGGCCCGATCGCGGAAAGTCCTCTCGACGTTCCGTCGCGTACGGGTCAGACTCCGGGGATGCGGGTCGCACTGGACGCCGGCTGGTCCATCGAGCTGGTCGGGGCGTGGACGCCGGCGCGTCCGGGGGATGGCGTGAGCACCTGGCGCGCCCCGGGACGGACCATGCTCGCCGCTCGGTGTGTCTGGCGCTGCGCGGACGCCGCCGACATCATCGCCTCCCTGGACAGCGAGCTGCCACCGAACCCGGCCGGCAAGGTGGGGGAGGGCGGCAGCGACGGCATCGGGGTCCGCGCCGCCTGGCTGTACCGCGACACCGCTGAGGCCCGGCACACGCTGTGCGGGTACACCTTCACCGACGGCGACTGCCTGGAGACGATCCTGGCCGGCGCGGACACCGACGACCCGGCCTGGGCTTTCGAGGCGTGGCGCTCGGTCACGCGGTCGGGTCCCGGCAGGTGAGCAGGGGCGTTAGGCGCGGTCCGCTTCGTCCATGAGGGACCGGAGGCACGGCCGGAGCAGGTCCACGATCCGCTCGGGCGGCGCGTCGCGTACGCCGTCGAGTTGCAGCAGGTAGCGGCCGATCACCGCGCCGATCGTGACGGCGCCGACCAGGCCGGCGCGGACCTCGCGGGCGGCGTTCGGGCGGGTGAGCATGGAGCGCAGCATGGCGATCAGCTCGGTCGGCTCGGACGCCATCTTGGCCCCGAGCGAGGAGAGCAGCTGCTCGGTCAGGTCGCTGGGGTCGTCCGCGGCGGTCTCCTCGGCGGGCAGTGGCACGGCCGCGGCGAACAGCTGCTAGATCGAAATGGGCAATCAGTGGTCCCCACGCTCCTGCTCACGCTCCTCGCCGGTCTCCTCGCCGGGAACGCCGTCCCGCACCTAGTGAAGGGACTGACCAGGGAGCGCTTCCCGACGCCGTTCGGGGGCTCGCCGGTGGTCAACGTGGTCGCGGGCTGGGCGATGGTCAACCTGGCCGGGCTGCACCCGGTCTGGGCCGACCTCGACCGCTTCCCGCGCCAGGCATGGATCGCCGGGTCGCTCGGCGTGTTGGCGATCGCCCTGTTCCACGCCCGGATCGGCGCCTTCGGCCGGATGGACTGACCGTCCGAACCGACGACAACGGGGGCCGGTCCGACCGGCCCCCGTCCGTGCCGGAAAGAGCTATGGCTTCCAGGAGCCCGCCGTCTTCAGCCGGTGCTCGTACTCCACCGTGCCGTTCTTGTCCTTCACGTCGAAGATCAGCTGACCCGTCCGCTTGCTGCCGGCCGGGAGGTCGTTGCCCGAGGGGAGCAGCTTGCCGCAGCCGGAGAGCGCGCCGCCCATCCCGCTGGCCTCCGTCCCGTCGGCGCCGACCCAGCGGAAGAAGAACGGGTTGAACGAGCCCGTGCCCTTGGTGACCTCCGCGGTGACGTCCGCGATCACGTACATGCCCTCCTCCGGCCCGGGCATGTAGGTCTTGCAGGCCTTGGCCGAGGTGCGGAAGTTGTCGACGGTGAGCTGGATCGTGCCGTCCTCGTCGTCGATGACCAGCGTGTCGCCCGGCTCCATGTTGAACGTCTCGCCGGTGGTCCGGTCGGCGTCCGGTGTCGGGTCCGCGGCGCCGCTGGACGGCTCGTCGACCGGCGCGTTGGTCACCGCCGGGGTGGGCAGGCTCTCGGTGGCCTTCTCCACCTTCTTGGCGCCGGCGTAGATCGCGAAGATGCCGCCGCCGCAGCAGAGCAGGAGGAGCACAGCGGCCGCGATGCCGATGGTCAGCCAGACCTTCTTCCTCGACCGGGGCGCGGCCGGCGGCGGCGCGCCGAACGGCTGGCCTGGGGCCGGCGGGTACGGCCCGCTCGGCGAGTAGCCACCACCCGAAACCGGCGGCGGATAGCCGCCGCCCGACATCGACGGCGGCGGGTAGGGCGTGCCGGAGACGGGCGGCTGGGGCGTAGTCGGTGGGTACGGGGCACCCGACACCGGCGGCATCGGCGCGGTGGGAAACGCCTGCGTCGGTGGTTCCGGGGGCTGCTGGTTCGGGTCCTGCGATCCGAACGGAGGCTGAGGGTGGCTCACCGTACTCCTAGGGGCGCCTTCGAAGATCTTCAGTCGCACCGACGGTACCGGTGATGAACAACCTGCCCGCCACGGCCTCAGGACGAGGGCAGCACGGCGGCGGTGCGGACCAGGTCGGCGTCCACGCTGAACCGTCCGGTGATCAGCGCCGGCGGGTCGGCGACCGGGGCGGCGTGCAGCCGGGCCGGCGCGATCCGGGCGGTGAACGTCCCGGCGTCCGGGTCGAGGGTCACCCGGGCGTCGTGGAAGTCGAGCCAGGTGCCGACGACCGGGTGCCAGAGCTTGTAGACGGTCTCCTTGGCGCTGAACACCACCGCCGGCCAGGAGACCCCGGCCGGCAGCCCGGCGAGGTCCGCCTCCTCCTCGGGCAGGCAGATCATCCGGCGTACTCCCGCGCTGAGCTCCCTGTGCCGCTCGGCGTCCAGGCCGACCGACCGGATCTCGCCGGACCGGGCCGCGGCCGCCGCGCAGTAGCCGTGGGTGTGGGTGATGGCGCCGACCACGCCGGCCGGCCAGACCGGGGACCGGTCGGTCGCCGCGGGCACCGGCGCGGCCGGCAGCCCGAGGGCGGCCAGCGCCCGCCGGGCGCAGACCCGGCCCGCGGTGAAGTCGCGCCGGCGGCTCGGCACCGCGCGGTCGCTCAGGCAGGCCAGCTCGGCGGGGAGTAGATCGCCGGCCCAGTCGTCGGGACCGGCCACGGCCACCGCGACCACCGGCGGCAGCAGGTCACGCATCACCCACCTCCTTCAGGTACGACCGCAGCGCGTCACCTCGGCGTCGAGCCGGTCGGTCGGCACCGGCGGCGCCTCCGGCCAGAGCCGGACCACCGGCTCGCCGTCCCGAGCATCCCAGGTGCCGACCACCCGACTCCGGTGCACCACCACCGGCGAGATCCAGCCGGCCAGCCCGAGCCGAGGTGCGCGGCGACCCCGGCGAGGCGGCCCCCCCACGGCGATGACGTCCACGCCGGCGGGCCGGCCGAGCAGGTGTCGCCCCGCCCGCCAGCCGAGGACCCGGTCGACGGTCAACTGTCGGACGGCCATGACCGGTGAACGTACCGCAACGATGTAACGCCGGAGAGTTTCGTGGCGCTCTACGGGCGTCATTGGGGGGACTGAAATCCACACTCGACGGCAGCGCGGCGCTCGACGGCGGCCGACTGTCCGGACACGGCGAGGGGATATGGGATGACAGGTGGGGACGAATCCGGCACGCGGCCGGGCGAGCACTCTCCGGTGACTCCTGACTGGAGCTGCGGCACCTGTGGCGACGACTGGCCGTGCAGCACGAAGCGGAACCGACTGCTCGACGAGTACCAGGTGGACCGGGCCTCGCTGAGCGTCTACCTCGGATCCTGCCTCGCCGCCGCCAGTCAGGACCTGCGCACCGCGCCGGTCTCGTCCCTGCAGGACCGGTTCATCGGCTGGGTGCCGCGCAGCCCGCGCACCGCCTGACCTCCGCCGTGTGGTGGCCGCCCCGAGCGGCGGAACGGCCACCACGGGCGGTTCACCGGCGGCGGGGCCGCCGGGTCAGGGCGAAGCCGACCACCCCGGCCACCGCGGCGAGGACGCCGCCGGCCGTGGTCCAGACCCAGCGCGAGCCGGGCTCGGGGAGCCAGCCGGTGAGGCTGCTCTCCTCCTCCGCCACGGGCTCGGCCGTCGGCTCGGTGGTCAGCACCGTCCCGGCGCGGTTGGCCGGCACCAGCGGCGCCTTCAGCTCCCCGTCGTCGCCCGACGCGCCGCCCTCGCCGTCCGCGCCGACCAGGAGGTCCACGTCGATCGGCTGGCCCAGGTCCGGCTCCGGCAGGTCGACCACGGAGAGCCGGACGTAGTAGGTGCCGGGCAGCGGGTCGGCGGACCACGCCTCGGCCCACGGCCGGACCCGACGCAGCGTGCAGCCGAGGGTCACGCTGGTCGCCGCCGCGTCCACGGTCGGCGTCTGCGCCCCGGCCGTGCAGGCCTGCCGGCGACGCAGCCCGTCGAAGACGTCCACGGTCCAGGTGGAGGCGCCGCTGCGGCCCTTCGGGAAGGTGACCGTGGCGGTGACCTGGTGGACCTGCCCGGCCTGCGCGGGGAACGCCCAGTAGAGGTGGTCACCGGTCGAGGCGCCGACCCGGACCGGCTGGCCGGCGGTGATCGCGGTGGCGGTGAGGAAGGACGTGCCGGCCTTGGTGACCGTGGCCGCGCCCGGCGAGGGGGTGGGCGTGGGGGCGGCCGAGGCGGCGGCCGGGGGAAGGGCCAGTCCGGCGGCGACCAGCGCCGCCGCGGACCTGAGCAGGGTACGCATCCTCAGTTCTCCCTCCAGGTGGCGACCCGCCAGCGGGTGAGCAGCCCGGCGACCAGCCCGGTGAGCAGCCCGGCCAGGGTGAGCAGGAGCAGCAGGGTCCAGCCGCGGCCCAGGTCCGGGCCGTCCGGGGCGGGGGAGGAGGCGACCACGTCGACGGTCAGCTCCACCGGCATGCCGGGCGTGGCCTCGGTGCCGGGGCGGGGCGCGAAGGCGTTGCTGACCACCAGGCAGACCGTCTGCGCGGGCCGCGTGCCGCTCGGCTCGGGCGTCGGCATCGTGGCGTCCTCCGCCGCCGACCAGCGCAGGCCGGCCGAGATCACGTCGGTGCGTCCGCTGCCGGCGTCCACGCCCCGGACGAATTCCCGGCCGTCCGGGGCGGTGGCCCGCAGCAGCACCCCGTAGTCCGGGTTGACCGGCCGGTCGAGCGCCACGCTGACCGAGGCGCGCAGTTCCTGTCCGGCCCGCACCGGCACCCGGTACCAGCGGTGCTCGGAGAACGCCTCCCGGTCGGTGTAGACGCCGGGGGCGAGCAGCGGGGCGGTCCCGCACCCGGCCGCGCCGCCGACCACCGTCGGGGTGGCCGTGTACGTGTCCCGGGCCCGGTCCACCAGCTGCTTGATCCGGCCGGTCAGCTCGTCGGCGCTCTGCGCCGCCGTGTACGTCCCGCCGGTCGCCCCGGCGATGCAGAGCAGCTGCCGGCGTACCTTCTCGTCGGGGGCCAGGCCGAGGGTGTCGACCACCAGCCGGGTGCCCTGCGCGGCCAGTTCCCGG from Micromonospora kangleipakensis includes these protein-coding regions:
- a CDS encoding WD40 repeat domain-containing protein — protein: MRSVTRLSAVAVLLSGLAVLPASPAAAGATASVPLPIDRAVAVALDEAHGRLFVSAGPDRNEVLVTDLAGTEVRRLTGLPGASGLLLDGDTLYVALHGAGAIAAFDTSTLAETRRWSLPVDACPDDLALTADRLVFTAHHCNPAIGGSWLGTLDRASGKVTQRLSIDEDLVIAANPASNGLVAVADTYASPSNLLVYDVRGDEPTALRGSQDRVNVDDLAMAPDGRSVLVSGNDGGFRVPLDTLTFGRSVATSAVAAWSGDGQRLVIGSGGTLSVWPEGGTATSSGVAAPYGTSAKHGRLALDRTASRAWVVSTDYYDDSPVLVRYDLAPNGTAWSLSASRIVLPAYTSGTLRADLRVAGQPVADGTRMVVIVEHADDSKTNEVHYTRDGGITLSLFPAQGVTRYRFTYSDNASDVAYAYADVVGAYDTRLSLYWGPEPPLYPDTHLGWSAQLTDADGRGLAGRRVTLTRTSGTSSEQVAAAYTDRDGNVLFQIPGNGSAGTFTFTLRYAGDESASPAEHSTVVTIDKKDPYVWVEASRGTGRLGRTATVVGHLGNFHTNRTLTITATPDGGSPQVIAQGEVDENLTLTVQYPMKRNTTFTVTYAGDDWYMAAESSTRLTLR
- a CDS encoding 4'-phosphopantetheinyl transferase family protein; amino-acid sequence: MRDLLPPVVAVAVAGPDDWAGDLLPAELACLSDRAVPSRRRDFTAGRVCARRALAALGLPAAPVPAATDRSPVWPAGVVGAITHTHGYCAAAAARSGEIRSVGLDAERHRELSAGVRRMICLPEEEADLAGLPAGVSWPAVVFSAKETVYKLWHPVVGTWLDFHDARVTLDPDAGTFTARIAPARLHAAPVADPPALITGRFSVDADLVRTAAVLPSS
- a CDS encoding DinB family protein; translation: MQQPPAITPETADWTFVITEGCAECGFSPQEVTSTGERLRATIPTWRAALARDDASARPVPTVWSPVEYACHVRDTCRIFRERLELMLREDDPVFANWDQDATAVEEDYFHQAPAEVADQLAAEAEATAAAFDAVRADQWERPGRRSNGSVFTVDTFAVYFLHDIEHHVHDVTR
- a CDS encoding potassium transporter Kup yields the protein MAERANKEQSAVGGEEPAEDGGTASQTSLAGRPTAGLGLLLGALGVVYGDIGTSPLYALKTVFTLDRSLTPDAPDVFGVISWVFWSIILIVSVKYVIFILRADNEGEGGVMALAALARRALLKASERRAATLLALGALGAALFYGDSVITPAISVLSAVEGLEVISPGWAVVVLPASAVILTLLFAIQRWGTGRVGAVFGPIMLLWFACLGVAGAAEVVRHPGVLAGLSPTYAALFVVDHPVIAFIAMGAVVLAITGAEALYADMGHFGRAPIRRAWFAIVFPALTLNYLGQGALILRTPDSRSDPFFLLLPDWARLPMVVLATVATVIASQSVISGAFSVSREAMRLGFLPHLRIRQTSRREYGQIYAPGVNWSLFAAVLLVTFAFGSSTNLAAAYGVAVTGTFLITTTLFLVVARARWHWTTWQLVLFGVVFGSIELTFFTANLAKVTHGGWLTLLIAIILFTTLLTWRRGAELVTARRTEREGPLRDFIDTLHATNIPWVPGTAVFPHPNKETTPLALRANVAHNHVRHDRIVIITGRTANVPHIPWEQRLTIDDLGDPNDGIIHITAVFGFQDPTDFPEVLRRAATHPLAEGIAHDEVSYFVSRITLRCTRQPGMAIWRKRLFIALAHNAASQAEFLHLPEERTIVLSAEVPV
- a CDS encoding DUF4352 domain-containing protein yields the protein MPPVSGAPYPPTTPQPPVSGTPYPPPSMSGGGYPPPVSGGGYSPSGPYPPAPGQPFGAPPPAAPRSRKKVWLTIGIAAAVLLLLCCGGGIFAIYAGAKKVEKATESLPTPAVTNAPVDEPSSGAADPTPDADRTTGETFNMEPGDTLVIDDEDGTIQLTVDNFRTSAKACKTYMPGPEEGMYVIADVTAEVTKGTGSFNPFFFRWVGADGTEASGMGGALSGCGKLLPSGNDLPAGSKRTGQLIFDVKDKNGTVEYEHRLKTAGSWKP
- a CDS encoding LysE family translocator yields the protein MLLASPGAHLAIRIGGAAVLCALGAQTLWSLRQPAALHKAVEERKSGEGRRAFIVGVATSLGNPRAGVFAVSLLPQFVTTHGPVLASCIALGVVWASVSGAWFCCFVWAIDKGRSRVTRPTFRRVMQAFTGVTLLCLGVAVAAGA
- a CDS encoding VWA domain-containing protein codes for the protein MINKRRSTAVLLGLLAATALIGPTPAVADDETTEPPAEPPKVELVLDVSGSMRARDIDGRSRISVAQQAFNEVVDALPDETQLGIRVLGATYRGKDKKKGCQDTQQIVPVGPVDRAQAKAAVATLRPTGFTPVGLALRSAAEDLGTGATARRIVLITDGEDTCAPPDPCEVARELAAQGTRLVVDTLGLAPDEKVRRQLLCIAGATGGTYTAAQSADELTGRIKQLVDRARDTYTATPTVVGGAAGCGTAPLLAPGVYTDREAFSEHRWYRVPVRAGQELRASVSVALDRPVNPDYGVLLRATAPDGREFVRGVDAGSGRTDVISAGLRWSAAEDATMPTPEPSGTRPAQTVCLVVSNAFAPRPGTEATPGMPVELTVDVVASSPAPDGPDLGRGWTLLLLLTLAGLLTGLVAGLLTRWRVATWREN
- a CDS encoding peptidase; translated protein: MRTLLRSAAALVAAGLALPPAAASAAPTPTPSPGAATVTKAGTSFLTATAITAGQPVRVGASTGDHLYWAFPAQAGQVHQVTATVTFPKGRSGASTWTVDVFDGLRRRQACTAGAQTPTVDAAATSVTLGCTLRRVRPWAEAWSADPLPGTYYVRLSVVDLPEPDLGQPIDVDLLVGADGEGGASGDDGELKAPLVPANRAGTVLTTEPTAEPVAEEESSLTGWLPEPGSRWVWTTAGGVLAAVAGVVGFALTRRPRRR